A single window of Drosophila suzukii chromosome 3, CBGP_Dsuzu_IsoJpt1.0, whole genome shotgun sequence DNA harbors:
- the Nrt gene encoding neurotactin, which translates to MGELEEKETPPTETTAAQQEALEEPKETDKMLDKKEDSKEKTPSPQTSKPASPSADKKSSPVAEKKIADAEPEKSKPGNGEEIIDIPAENGTKPDGADEKKISKEEREVKPKKIPIGGLKLPGFFMKNKPKAEGDGAEGELLEKEEDKDKEDNGDAAAVSGKDDQKSRPGLGERLRNFFTRKPSAEKEKKQLVNGDADAKSEATAEATPGDDASDAPQKRGLLNAIKLPIANMIPKKKSNDDVELGLGKAGLASMETLDDSLKDQDTVDRAPVKTNGTEDIKDELKNEKLAAEEKLAAEEEEQNRPVSLLTRLRAYRCSVDDALIVFGILLFVLLLAVIGYVLTHETLTTPPLREGRYIMAVTGCGPVEGVKEDGAFAFRGIPYAKPPVDKLRWKPAELIDDINMCWNDTLPTHNSSVVCTQRLGNGTTVGDEDCLYLDVVTPHVRYNNPLPVVVLIGAESLAGPSPGILRPSARYSRSHDVIFVRPNFRLGVFGFLALDALTKEAHPPTSGNYALTDIIAVLKWIKLNIANFGGDPKSVTLLGHRAGATLVTLLVNSQKVKDLYTRAWASSGSAILPGKPLSESGKLNEQLMATLECTDVQCLREASSERLWAATPDTWLHFPVDLPQPQEANASGSRHEWLVLDGDVVYEHPSDTWKREQANEKNPILVMGATAHEAHTEKLRELHTNWTREEVRAYLENSQIGALGLTDEVIEKYNASSYASLVSIISDIRSVCPLLTNARQQPSVPFYVVTQGEGADQLATVDADVQAILGRYEPHTVEQRRFVSAMQQLFYYYVSHGTVQSFVQNRRVINLGQDALPQEDYLPCNYWISKDIVPRYARVD; encoded by the exons ATGGGCGAACTCGAAGAGAAGGAAACCCCGCCCACTGAGACGACAGCCGCCCAGCAGGAGGCTCTCGAGGAGCCCAAGGAAACGGACAAAATGCTGGACAAAAAAGAGGATTCTAAGGAGAAGACACCCAGTCCGCAGACCTCCAAACCAGCATCTCCAAGTGCCGACAAGAAATCCTCACCAGTGGCCGAGAAGAAAATCGCAGATGCCGAACCAGAGAAATCCAAACCAGGAAATGGAGAGGAGATCATTGATATTCCCGCCGAAAATGGCACAAAGCCCGACGGCGCTGATGAAAAGAAGATCAGTAAGGAGGAGCGCGAGGTCAAGCCCAAGAAGATCCCCATTGGAGGCCTCAAGCTGCCCGGTTTCTTCATGAAGAACAAGCCCAAGGCGGAGGGCGATGGTGCCGAGGGCGAGTTGCTGGAGAAGGAGGAGGACAAGGATAAGGAGGACAACGGAGATGCCGCTGCCGTGTCTGGCAAAGATGATCAGAAATCTCGTCCAGGTCTGGGAGAACGCTTGCGTAACTTTTTCACCCGCAAACCATCCGCCGAGAAGGAAAAGAAGCAGCTGGTTAATGGAGATGCTGATGCTAAGTCAG AAGCCACAGCTGAAGCTACACCCGGTGATGACGCCTCCGATGCACCACAAAAGCGTGGCCTTTTGAACGCCATCAAGCTGCCCATTGCCAACATGATACCGAAAAAGAAGAGCAACGATGATGTGGAACTCGGTTTGGGCAAAGCCGGTCTGGCCTCGATGGAGACCCTTGACGATTCTCTCAAGGATCAGGACACGGTCGATCGGGCACCCGTCAAGACCAACGGCACCGAGGACATAAAGGACGAGCTTAAGAATGAGAAACTGGCGGCAGAGGAGAAACTGGCCgctgaggaggaggagcagaaCCGACCTGTCTCCCTGCTAACTCGTCTGCGTGCCTACAGATGCAGTGTGGACGATGCCCTGATTGTTTTCGGAATCCTGCTGTTCGTGCTCCTGTTGGCCGTGATTGGTTATGTGCTGACCCACGAGACTTTGACCACGCCGCCGCTGCGCGAAGGACGCTACATCATGGCAGTGACGGGCTGCGGACCCGTGGAGGGTGTTAAAGAGGATGGAGCCTTTGCCTTCCGTGGAATTCCATATGCGAAGCCGCCTGTGGACAAGCTGAGATGGAAACCGGCCGAACTGATCGATGACATCAATATGTGCTGGAATGATACCCTGCCAACGCACAACAGCAGTGTGGTGTGCACGCAGAGACTGGGCAATGGAACCACCGTGGGCGATGAGGACTGCCTCTACCTGGATGTGGTCACTCCTCATGTTCGATACAACAATCCGCTGCCAGTCGTTGTCCTGATTGGTGCCGAATCTTTGGCTGGTCCTTCTCCCGGAATACTCCGTCCATCGGCTCGCTATTCTCGATCGCACGATGTGATCTTTGTACGTCCCAATTTCCGTTTGGGTGTCTTCGGCTTCCTCGCTTTGGATGCCTTGACCAAGGAGGCACATCCGCCCACATCTGGCAACTATGCGCTTACAGATATCATTGCCGTGCTTAAGTGGATCAAGCTAAACATTGCTAACTTCGGTGGTGATCCGAAATCCGTCACTTTGTTGGGTCATCGTGCGGGAGCCACTCTGGTAACTCTTTTGGTCAACTCTCAGAAGGTCAAGGATCTGTACACCAGGGCGTGGGCCTCTTCTGGATCGGCAATTCTGCCTGGAAAACCCCTCAGCGAATCTGGCAAACTCAACGAGCAGCTGATGGCCACCCTCGAGTGTACGGATGTGCAGTGTCTACGCGAAGCGTCCAGCGAGCGTCTTTGGGCCGCCACCCCCGACACCTGGCTGCACTTCCCCGTAGATCTTCCCCAGCCCCAGGAGGCGAATGCCAGTGGCAGCCGACACGAGTGGTTGGTGCTTGATGGAGATGTGGTCTATGAACATCCTTCGGATACCTGGAAGCGGGAACAGGCCAACGAAAAGAATCCGATCCTGGTAATGGGCGCCACTGCTCATGAGGCGCACACCGAGAAACTCCGCGAATTGCATACGAACTGGACGCGTGAGGAGGTGCGTGCCTATCTGGAGAACTCACAGATTGGAGCTTTGGGCCTCACCGATGAGGTTATCGAGAAGTACAATGCCAGCAGCTATGCGTCGCTGGTCTCCATCATCTCGGACATTCGCAGCGTTTGCCCGCTGCTGACAAATGCGAGACAACAGCCGAGTGTGCCGTTCTATGTCGTCACCCAGGGCGAGGGAGCGGATCAGCTGGCCACCGTGGATGCCGATGTCCAGGCCATTCTGGGTCGCTATGAGCCGCACACCGTGGAGCAGCGTCGCTTCGTGTCGGCCATGCAGCAGCTCTTCTACTACTATGTGTCCCACGGCACGGTGCAGTCGTTCGTCCAGAACCGCAGGGTCATCAATCTTGGCCAGGATGCGCTGCCGCAGGAGGACTACTTGCCCTGCAACTACTGGATCAGCAAGGATATAGTGCCGCGATACGCGCGCGTCGATTAA
- the mus302 gene encoding E3 ubiquitin-protein ligase RFWD3, producing MSDTESDGDAEVEGVVDPDIFSSDSRESDQPVVRRQNWQRIMTQNPDFDPDYVLREMEDAYNSDEAGGVRYIEMPYIDPEEEGEGARGVVAQIRQELMLLAGELAEPGESPEPVGDQQPIGGVPGPLEALQLPLENQVEAQQQPDQPNENQEPDLGEEPHAQLAEQPQPRVPAVVLVDPPPVPSPPSTSRRNQAEEPGVISLDTPSPPKKRKRLSAAADKSLKKSPEGKPKIVEDEDDGLTCPICLDSWEMSGEHRLVSLRCGHLFGESCIRRWLNESQRQSSVKVCPQCKTKATFRDIRHLYAKRIQMLDTDIREQLEAERRRTQTLTTELATAKLAQTLTAEKLMLLQKDYERLKELVRAGGGRGAFGGDADGSGGQKGIHQLATHRLYMEKNFEITREPGCRVLLYSAKHSMLVASQKSAQNLFPGYGVRFIDPPSFKPLHFLHTSALLVRDIAFSESQHLLTVASREPKIKIFDTRTRLCSSMFTAHDKMLWSCALDRNEREHFLYGGDLRGGVYIYDLRFPENILCEFQAEENFSPVIHIVPVPPNKTFTSGGFLVCQLTALTFYEYASANDTAVPTRLNVEGPFLSMQYDAVQDTVLISARSNPTSPNSRFILCRLDKIDGTPVLKVKATIYGSKATPIMTRPTQLGVEDNTLVVGYLQDSKQLMMHDVRREERVQTMPVNEVIYDICPVATQAGSYLAALTDNKCRVYKVNSSKR from the exons ATGAGCGATACGGAGAGCGACGGAGACGCAGAAGTTGAGGGCGTCGTGGATCCGGATATCTTCTCATCGGACAGCAGGGAATCCGACCAGCCCGTCGTGCGCAGGCAAAACTGGCAGCGGATTATGACCCAGAATCCCGACTTTGATCCGGATTATGTCCTGCGAGAAATGGAGGATGCATACAATTCAGATGAAGCCGGTGGGGTTAGATATATAGAGATGCCATACATAGATCCTGAGGAGGAGGGAGAAGGGGCTCGTGGGGTAGTCGCACAGATTCGCCAAGAGCTCATGTTGCTTGCGGGTGAACTGGCGGAGCCTGGGGAATCTCCTGAACCAGTTGGAGATCAGCAGCCTATTGGGGGTGTTCCAGGGCCTTTGGAAGCTTTGCAGCTGCCGCTTGAGAATCAGGTAGAAGCTCAGCAGCAACCAGATCAGCCCAATGAGAACCAGGAACCCGATCTTGGTGAAGAACCACACGCGCAACTGGCAGAGCAACCGCAGCCCAGAGTTCCTGCAGTTGTCCTGGTAGATCCTCCGCCTGTGCCCAGTCCGCCCAGTACTTCCCGTCGAAACCAAGCCGAAGAACCAGGTGTGATCTCACTAGACACACCGTCACCGCCGAAAAAACGCAAACGTCTCTCTGCCGCCGCCGACAAAAGCCTCAAAAAATCGCCCGAGGGCAAACCCAAAATTGTGGAGGACGAAGACGATGGCCTTACCTGCCCCATTTGTCTGGATTCCTGGGAGATGAGTGGCGAGCATCGACTGGTCTCCCTGCGCTGTGGTCACCTCTTCGGGGAATCCTGCATACGAAGATGGCTGAACGAGAGCCAACGCCAATCATCTGTTAAAGTGTGTCCGCAGTGCAAAACTAAGGCCACGTTCAGGGACATTCGTCACCTGTATGCCAAGCGAATCCAGATGCTGGATACGGATATTAGGGAGCAATTGGAAGCGGAACGCCGACGTACCCAGACATTGACCACAGAGCTGGCCACCGCCAAGCTGGCCCAAACTCTCACCGCCGAGAAGCTAATGCTCCTGCAGAAGGATTACGAGCGGCTGAAGGAGCTTGTGAGGGCGGGCGGTGGTCGAGGAGCCTTTGGAGGCGATGCAGATGGCAGTGGTGGTCAGAAGGGCATTCACCAGCTGGCCACACATCGTTTGTACATGGAGAAGAACTTTGAGATCACCCGAGAGCCCGGCTGTCGTGTTCTACTCTATTCCGCCAAGCACTCCATGCTGGTGGCCTCCCAGAAAAGCGCGCAGAACTTGTTTCCCGGCTACGGAGTGCGCTTCATCGATCCGCCCAGCTTTAAGCCACTGCACTTCCTGCACACCTCGGCGCTTTTGGTCAGGGACATTGCATTTAGCGAGTCCCAGCACTTGCTAACGGTGGCCAGTCGCGAGCCGAAGATCAAGATCTTTGACACAAGGACGCGACTGTGCTCGTCCATGTTCACTGCTCATGACAAGATGCTATGGTCCTGCGCCCTGGATCGCAACGAGCGTGAGCACTTCCTATACGGCGGCGACCTGCGAGGAGGTGTATACATCTATGACTTGCGGTTTCCCGAGAACATACTCTGCGAGTTCCAAGCCGAAG AGAACTTTAGTCCTGTGATACACATAGTTCCAGTGCCACCAAACAAGACTTTTACCAGTGGCGGCTTTCTGGTCTGCCAGCTGACGGCCCTCACCTTCTACGAGTACGCCTCGGCCAATGATACAGCTGTGCCCACTCGGCTCAATGTGGAGGGACCTTTCCTGTCCATGCAGTACGATGCCGTGCAGGACACGGTGCTGATATCGGCCCGCTCCAATCCCACTTCACCCAACTCACGCTTCATACTGTGCCGACTGGACAAGATAGACGGTACGCCGGTGCTGAAGGTGAAGGCCACCATCTACGGCTCGAAGGCCACGCCGATTATGACGCGACCCACCCAACTGGGCGTCGAGGATAATACTCTGGTTGTGGGCTATCTGCAGGACAGCAAGCAGCTAATGATGCACGATGTACGGCGGGAGGAGCGGGTGCAAACGATGCCCGTCAACGAGGTGATCTACGACATCTGCCCGGTGGCCACTCAGGCCGGATCCTATTTGGCCGCCCTCACCGACAATAAATGTCGTGTCTACAAAGTTAACAGTTCCAAGCGATAA